One Lycium barbarum isolate Lr01 chromosome 5, ASM1917538v2, whole genome shotgun sequence genomic window carries:
- the LOC132640532 gene encoding prohibitin-3, mitochondrial-like, whose product MANNPAALSFLRNLAVAAFGLGASATVLNSTLYTVDGGERAVLFDRFRGVINETVGEGTHFLIPWVQQPYIFDIRTKPHTFSSFSGTKDLQMVNLTLRVLSRPQVSRLPDIFKTLGLEYDEKVLPSIGNEVLKAVVAQFNADQLLTERPQVSALVRESLIRRAKDFNIELDDVAITHLSYGAEFSKAVEQKQVAQQEAERSKFVVMKADQERRAAIIRAEGESESAKLISDATAAAGMGLIELRRIEASREIASTLAKTPNVAYLPKQGNMLLGLNAAR is encoded by the exons GCAACCTAGCGGTAGCCGCATTCGGTCTCGGCGCATCCGCAACAGTACTCAACTCCACGCTCTACACAGTCGATGGCGGTGAACGCGCCGTACTCTTCGACCGTTTCCGAGGAGTAATCAACGAAACTGTGGGCGAAGGAACACATTTTCTAATCCCGTGGGTTCAGCAACCTTACATCTTCGATATCCGTACAAAGCCTCATACTTTCTCCTCTTTCTCCGGGACGAAAGATTTACAAATGGTCAATCTTACCCTCCGTGTTCTCTCGAGACCACAAGTTTCTCGTCTTCCTGACATTTTCAAAACCCTAGGTCTCGAG TATGATGAGAAGGTCCTTCCTTCCATCGGCAATGAAGTTCTCAAAGCTGTGGTCGCACAATTCAATGCGGATCAGCTTCTCACGGAGCGTCCACAGGTGTCTGCATTAGTTCGGGAGAGTTTGATTCGTCGTGCAAAGGATTTCAACATTGAGCTTGATGATGTGGCGATAACACATTTATCATATGGTGCTGAATTTTCTAAGGCTGTGGAGCAGAAGCAGGTTGCCCAGCAGGAGGCAGAACGGTCAAAGTTTGTAGTGATGAAGGCTGACCAAGAAAGGAGGGCGGCAATTATTAGGGCTGAAGGAGAGAGTGAGTCCGCTAAGTTGATTTCCGATGCAACTGCAGCTGCTGGTATGGGTTTGATTGAGCTTAGGAGGATTGAGGCTTCGAGGGAGATCGCTTCGACCTTAGCTAAGACTCCTAATGTGGCTTACTTGCCCAAACAAGGGAACATGCTGTTGGGACTGAACGCAGCACGTTGA